The genomic stretch GTGCAACAGCTCACGCAGCATCATGGTGATCTCAGCGGTATCAATACCGTAGGGACAGAAGACTGAGCAGCGCCGGCATTCTGTACACTGGTAAGCGTACATAAACCACTCTTTCAGCACACCAGCTGTCATCTCACGCCCGCCCGCCATCTTGCCGAGCAATTTTCCTGCCAGGGTGAATTCTTTCCGATACACCGAACGTAGGAGCTCAGCCCGCATGACCGGCATATTCTTGGGATCACCGGTGCCGAGGAAGAAATGGCATTTATCTGCACAGGCTCCGCAGCGAACACAGCAATCCATAAAAATCTTCAGAGAACGAAACCGGTCCAGACGGTCCGACAACCCGTTGATAATGATCTCTTTCCAGTTCGCCGGTAACTTCCAGTCTTCGTCTTCAGGATTCCAAACACGGGCGTTGGGAAAACTGACTCCCTGCTGACTGTCCAGGTATTCCAGTTTATCTACTTTGGTGGGATAGGCATAGTTTCCCGGTTTGAATTGTACCGGCGTCTCCATCCAGCCCTTGGGCGGGGTAGAGCCGGTCATCATCGAAGGCTCTTCAGCCACATTCTTTGACAACGCATCTTTCGTTACAACTGCCATTGTTCAATCCTTATATCTATAGTTAGTCGTCAGTCGTCAGCCTTCTCAGGCAGTTCCTTGTCAACCGGGATTCCCTGCTCAACCATATCCGCACGGAACTCATCCTCATAACCCGCATAAGAATGCGGTTTAATCTCAGGGTTCCAAGGATTGATATGGCGCTTCATCCTGCTGTCATTCGCCATATTCCGAGTCGGGCTAAGGAAAACTCCACCCATATGCATCAGCTTGGAAAAGGGAAAATAGGCCAGTAAACAAGAGACCAGGAACAGATGGGAGTAGAATATCGGGGCGATATCAGTCGTTATTTCAGGATGAAAGGTGGCCAACCCCACTGCCAGATGCTTGATAGCAACGATGTCCACTCCGCTACGCAGATAGTAGCGCATGGCAATACCGCTCACAGCGATGCCGATCAAAAGGAAGAGCGGAAAATAATCATTGGCAAGGGAAATGTAACGGACCGGGCGAAGGATGAAACGGCGGAGCAGAAGAGCCAGTAACCCGAGAAGGATCAGGGCGTCAGTAACATAGAACGAAAGTTCCGGGGTAGGATGAAGAGCCAAACTGTCCAGCATATCCAATGCGCTGATCAGAAAGGGCACCGGCTCCAGAAAAAGACGGAGATGACGGAGCAGGATCAACAGCATGCTGTAATGAAAAAGAATACCGAAAAACCAGAGCCATTTTGTTGACTTATAGGTCAGTACCGGGCCGGGCTGAATGCCTGCCTTGGTATTCCGCCACAGAGAGCGGAAGAAAACAATTTCCATGAACATCCGACCGACAACTTCAGTCGTGTTCATAGGGGCCTCCAGTTTATCCCGCTTGACCCAAGGCAGTGAATGCCCCTGCCCACAAGTCGTTGGGATTTTAAATGGAACCGGCGATTTGGCCCAATAAATGACCCGCCAGCAGAAGCCTCCGATAAATAAAATCAGGGCTGCATAGGGCACGTCAACGCCAAACACGTATTGCATGCCGGGAATCGTGGACCCAACCCATGCAATTCGCGCCAGAACAATGACGGCAACCAAGGGGAAGAGGTACTTCATTGATCGCTCCTTCTCTTCAGGTTTAAAAAAATGAAAAACTATATCCTTAAACGCCAAGACCCAGTACAACCCTGTACAGTTCTGTACCGGTTTCCCGACGCTTTACCACGGTGCTGTATAGTATAAAACCCCGCTCCTTATTCTTTCGACAGCGAGGCTATGTCCTGCAAGTTCTCCCGGACAGCCGCAGAGGCGCAAGAAGAGTCTGTTAAAATATAACTGCCGCTTTTCAGCTCGCGAATGCGGGCTTGATGCAGCCCGTCCCGGCAGTTCATATACATATCAAAGGCCATCAGAGTAACCCTATCCACGTCACGGTCAAAGGGGGCAAGCTCAGACAACAAAGAACGACCCTTCTCATCTGCGGAAAAGACTTGCTTGACCACCCATTTCAACTCAAGTATCGGTGCGACAGCCTGGGCAGGCGTGAATTCCTGCACCGCTCGAATACGAATAACCTGATCAAGGGGCTCGGCAAAATCCTGATGCTCAGCCTCTGCCAAGATCAGCTGAAAAATTGTGGTCAGCCCTGCCCGAATATTCGCCCCGACCGGATTGGCAAACGGATCCTTGGCCTGCTTGAAAAAATCTGATGAGATGTACGAATCCAGCGTTCTTTCCACCCAGATATCGAGTATTTTTTTCTCTTTCTTTTGAAGAAGTTCAAGCAGGTTCATATATTTCTCTCTGCACCATTAATATACTCCGTTGACAGCTAATGTCTGTTCAGTGCAAATTGCTCTATCATGATTACGGGTTGATTTCAAGAAAAATTTCAGAATCGTTAGAAAAGAATGGTTGTGGAGAAAAGGACGGGCTCCGGCGTTTTTCTGCTGGGAGGGATGGAAAAAATATGTAGCCTGGGCACGGAACAACAGGCAAAACAAGAGCAACATCCATTGCAGCGAGTTGATCGACAGGTGGTGACCAAGCAGACACATTGCCCACCATGCCCTCAGGGCTCATTTCCCGCTCTGTCACGCAAGGAAACGACTCCAATTTTCCCCGATCTGGGGCGCAAAAGATTGTAGGGTGGGCATAGAAAAACGATAACAATAACAATAACATCAATTGCAGCGAGTTGATTAACAAGTGATGCCCAGGCAAACACATTGCCCACCATGCCGAGTGGCGGGCAAAACGCCATCAACATCCGTGCCCTAACCAAGCTCTCAGCGTTTTGCACGCCCTACAGGGCTGATATCTTGATAGATGTGAATTGTGACTTGTGTAGGTCTGATTGAGTGCAACGAAATTAGACAATGTAAGGTTATCTGCACCCGTTTACTCATTGCACGTCCTACAGGTCTGCCGTTCCACCGTACTTTTAAGGACACGGTTTATCCTTATCCTTTCTTAACAGATCTTGATAATATTCTATTCGCTCTCTAGATTTCTCTAGGTTGTCAATAGTTGGTTCAAAAATCTTTCTTAGTATTGAAAATGACTGCCATGGGACGGGAGAAATCCATGATTCAATAACATCAAGCTGCTTTTTTGCCTGTTCCCCAGGAGAATCACCGTCAGCATTCTCCTTAATTTTTCTAAGATCATTAAGATCTTTATTTTTTGAGCCGTACTCTGCCCTTTTCCATGCCGCTTTCACTAAGCCCCCTAAAAACAACCCCTCTGGATCAACAAAATTAACCGGATCATTCAACACATACCCATACAAATCCACATCCCCGCCAGCAAAGAAGATCGGGTCTTTGGCAACCCAGCGACCGATGGCCGGATCGTAATCCCGGAAGCCGAATTTGACCAGCCCGGTATCCCGGTCATGCAGCCCGCCTGCAAAACCAAAGGGCACGGCAAAGGCGGGATTGCTGTCGGAAAGAATCGTACCAAAGGAATCATAGTTGATTTCTTGAACCACGTTACCGCTAGCATCGGACACCGTGCGTAGCGAGCCGACCTGATCATAGCCCAGATAATAGGTCACGCCGCCAGCGGTCATGGCAACCGGCATTCTGCCGTCCGCATATTCAAAACGCTGCAGTAGATTGTCGCTACCGTCATAGACCGCCATAAGCTGGGTCAGGCCGAGCCAGAGGTATTTTTCAACCACGGTGCCGTTGATCTTCTTGGCTATCCTGCGGCCCTGCGGGTCGTGGAGGTATTCAATCGTATCACCGCCCGTCAGGTTGACTTCCAGCAGCTCACCACGAGAGGAATAGCGATATCCTGTTTCTTCGCTTCCTTCCGTCTTACTGGTCAGGAAACCGTCTGCATCGTAATCATAGACCACTCCGCCAGCATCAAGCAGATGATCCTCGACAGAATAGCTATACGAGCGACCGGCTTCACCTTTCAAAGTGTTCATCTCATAGATGCGGTTACCGTTCAGCCCGTATTGATACTCCTCCACAAGGGAGCCGTCCCTGGTTACGGTCAGTAGTCTGCCCATATCGTCATAGGTGTAGACATACTCAACAGTGCTGCCGTTCACGGTCTCGGTCTTGCTCAGTATCCTGCCGTTCTTATTCCTTGTCACCGACCAGCCGCTGACAGGCTGGGCATTGACCGTAGCGTCCTCTCCGCTCAGTTCTCCGTGTCCGTTAAAGGCTCGGCTGCGGTTCAGGGCATTGCCGCTGACCTGCTCGGGCAGGCCGTTGGCCGTATTTCTGGTCAGGGTGTAGGCACCGGAACCGGTCAGCAGGCCGTCGTTATCATAACTGAGGTTTTCCGTGCCCCCGGCGTAGCTGATTGCAGACAGATTGAAGTCGTTATTATAGGTGAACTCCAGCACCTGATTGAGGGTGCCGTTCTTTGTTTCCGTGAGGAGCAGACTGCCGTCATACGCGTAGGAAAGGGATTCTGTGCCTTTGCTGATTGAGCCGAGCTTGGAGCTACAGAGATAGCTGTAGTCGATATTACCCTCAGGGGTCTGGGTTTGGGTCAGCAGGTTGTCGGTGTAGATATTATTGATCTGAAAACCTGAAGGGAAGCTGGTTTGCACTAACCTCCTGTCCTTGTCATAGACGTAGCGGTATGCGCCGCTGAGCGGTGTCTGGTAGGTATTCTGGTTATTGACCTTGTTGTAGCTGAAGGCATGGTCCGTGGCGGTCGGATTGGTCAGCACCGTCATATTGCCGTTGCTGTCGTAGCTGAACTGGACCGTACTGTTATCAGGTCGGGTTATCCCGGTTACCCTGCCCACTGGATCATGGGTGTAGGAGGTGGTACGGCCTTCCGGGTCGGTCTGCGAGGCCAGAAAATTCCCCCGGCCAGTATAGCTGAGGCTTACAGTCCTGCTGTCA from Candidatus Electrothrix communis encodes the following:
- the dsrM gene encoding sulfate reduction electron transfer complex DsrMKJOP subunit DsrM, coding for MKYLFPLVAVIVLARIAWVGSTIPGMQYVFGVDVPYAALILFIGGFCWRVIYWAKSPVPFKIPTTCGQGHSLPWVKRDKLEAPMNTTEVVGRMFMEIVFFRSLWRNTKAGIQPGPVLTYKSTKWLWFFGILFHYSMLLILLRHLRLFLEPVPFLISALDMLDSLALHPTPELSFYVTDALILLGLLALLLRRFILRPVRYISLANDYFPLFLLIGIAVSGIAMRYYLRSGVDIVAIKHLAVGLATFHPEITTDIAPIFYSHLFLVSCLLAYFPFSKLMHMGGVFLSPTRNMANDSRMKRHINPWNPEIKPHSYAGYEDEFRADMVEQGIPVDKELPEKADD
- a CDS encoding RsbRD N-terminal domain-containing protein; the encoded protein is MNLLELLQKKEKKILDIWVERTLDSYISSDFFKQAKDPFANPVGANIRAGLTTIFQLILAEAEHQDFAEPLDQVIRIRAVQEFTPAQAVAPILELKWVVKQVFSADEKGRSLLSELAPFDRDVDRVTLMAFDMYMNCRDGLHQARIRELKSGSYILTDSSCASAAVRENLQDIASLSKE